Part of the Xylocopa sonorina isolate GNS202 unplaced genomic scaffold, iyXylSono1_principal scaffold0014, whole genome shotgun sequence genome, TCAAAGACAATCACAACCAATTGGGCGACTCAACGCAAACTGAAACGAGACACATAAGGGAAGAACCGACGACCAACCAGGATACTACCTGCCGCACCATGCCGTCATAAAGGAATCTAGCCAAACGACCAAGGTACGTGTTGTCTTTGATGGGTCGGCAAAAACCTCGTCCGGCTTGTCGCTGAATGACAAGCTACTGATCGGACCAACCATCCAAGGCGACCTATTATTCTCACTTATCCTGCGATTTCGACTATAGAAATACGTGCTGACTGgcgacatcgagaagatgtaccgGCAATTCCTTGTGCGAGAAGAGGACCGCCGTTTCCAGAAGATCCTATGGAGGAACTCCAGTGGCAACATTCAACCATATCACCTCGACACAGTGACGTTCGGACTCTCCGCTGCTCCGTATCTGGCGACGCGATGCATCCACCAATTAGCCAACGGTGAAGCAGAGCAATACCCACTGGCAGCCAATACATTAAAACAAGACCTCTACGTAGACGGTGGCGGTATAAACATACGACAGTAGGCATCCAACGACCGCACACTACTGGAAGGCCTGCCAAAAGCGGCTATACGGCTTCCTCTCCAATCAGAACAAGAGGCGACAATAAAAACACTCGGCATCTACTGGAACTCACAAACAGACACCATCAATTATTCGGTAAGTCCAGTTTCCATCGGCAACCAAGTTTCCAAACGATCTATTCTATCCGACATCGCCAAAATCTTCGACCCACTCGGTCTGCTCGGTCCGGTGGTCGTCAAGGCAAAAATTCTCCTACAACAACTGTGGCTGCTGAAACTACATTGGGACGAAACCAGTTCCACCTACAATTCACACGGCCTAGCAGGAATACTAGGCCACTAAATACTAGGCCAGGAATACTAGGACAATAAAACAACACTGGACGAGGCAGACGACATCCAATTGCACTGCTTCTGCGACGCCAGTGAGAAGGCATTCGGAGCGTGCATCTACCTGCGGACGTTCAAGAGAGGCCAAGTGCAGTGTACCTTGCTGTGTAGTCGCATACGAGTTGCACCGCTCAAGGTAATTTCTTTACCTCGATTAGAGCTATGCGCCGCTTTGACGCTAGCAAGGTTATATCACTCTGTCCAACAAGCAACCAACATCAAACCGAGGAGAACAATTTTTTGGAGTGACTCGACCATCACGCTACACTGGATACATACCCAACCATCACTTTTGAAAATCTTCATAGCCAATCGAGTCTCAGAGATACAGGACAAAACAAACGCCGCAGAGTGGCGACATATCTCATCAGAGCACAACCCAGCGGATCTATTATCCAGAGGAGTGTCCCCTGAGGACTTTACCACTTAGTGAACCAGAAACTCTTCCAGAAGTCAAAAGGCAAGTATGCTTGGGCAAGACTGCACACAATCGCATTCTCTATTTGGTACAGGCCGAATGTTTCCCATCAGAAATGCAAGACTTAAAGGAAGGAAGGGTGAGACCGGAAAGCAAACTAAATGCTCTCAGTCCTTTTCTGGATCCAGATGGCCTGATACGCGTTGGAGGGCGCCTCCAAAATTCAAATCTCACTTACGATCGCAAACATCCGATAATTCTTCCACAATCACACCACATCACATCATTGATCATTGAACAAGCACATATCCGCAACCTCCATTCAGGCATTCTGTCCACTCTACGCAACATCCGCCAGAGATACTGGCCCTCCGTATTCCAACTTTAACTTATCTCAATAGCGGGAAATACTTTCCCTGTATTTACTGTTatatataagtaggaataattaaaatattatattaaatacttTGTAAAAGGATAAACTATGTATTTATTGTAGATTGAAAATACAAAACAAATTTATTTCCAAGAGTAACattttatgatataatactaAAAACAAAAGGTTGTATCATTTTGATGTAACACTAAGATTCTAACACTTCTGTAGATTCTACtatgtaataaattaaaaaaattactaAAAGAGCAAAATAGCTTTGTTTCGTATACAAGCTGCTGAAATATAAATTTACCTTAATAGAAAGTTGTATCTCGGATTGGTAACATCTAAAATTTAatacataaaaaaaagaattattttGCACAAGGAGACAACTTGTAATTTATTATAGAGGAAAAGGTAAAAGTTATTATAGAATTGTACAATTGTTTGTAATAAAAGAAGTTATAATCATGAATATTGTTACATATGAAACATAAGAGCAGATTGAATATAGAAAACAAAACCATCCCAAAAGTGTTAAATTGAAAGGGAAATACTATAATGATGCAGACAATTAAAAAAGTCTGCATGTAAATACTTCACACAGTTGGCTTTAAAAATCCATCATAAAAATGAGGAAAAACCAGTGTGAAACAATGCATAGACTAACgagtaaaattaatttaatagaTTTAATAACCCAAAGTCAAATGGCAAGAAGAAAGCcatatataaatgaaataaatagaagaaaaggATTGACTTTTGCCAATGACTTCATTAAAAAATTTCAagattgatggtaagatattacttttactaacaagagtagatttttggtttataaaaaaaaagtatagTAGTATGGAGGCAAACAAATAAAGGTTTGTAATCAACAAATTTAAAACCTACTGTAAAATACAAAGGAGGTTTTGCAATTGTATGGGCATCCATTTAGCCTATCGCAGTCAGTGTATTTGTAGTTATCAAAGACATTTGAGATAAGACCAGATATGTGAACCttctagaaaataattattgGAAATGTTTAGTTTGCGATGCCATAGCGTATAAGTTGTCATATCTTCCATCATCTTATAATCTCTATCTAACAAGTGTAGTTGTTTGTTTATTTATTACAATGTGTTaccataaatatataattaaaagactcaaaataaccaataataatttactaaaaataatataagAATAAATGCGAATAATATGCAAATAAGATAGGAATCCAAAATGTATTCAAATTTGATCAACATAATGATATGATCCTAAACAAAAGACAAGAATCGTATAGGAATATTTGTTCTATAATGGTTTAAaagttttacatccattttcATAATTTCTGGTTTTAAATCCCATAGAAAACTAGTAGGTTAAATTAGTCAAATCcaaataaattccaaaattgaATTACAAACAAAACTAAAAGAATACTACTGCTTCATTTTCACAACTTCAAATCAAAAGAAGAGTATGACTTCAGCAATATTTCTTCAAAATATTAGAACAAACTATTCTTAATACGCCTAAACGATATGAGATTATTAATCCATTCGCATCATATGATTAGCTGTACTCGCAACTGTTCCTACGCCATGTAAATCATATGCAATATATACAAATGCGTGTAGCTTCCTTCCTAGCTGATAAACGGCTTTTAAATGTATCCTACAGCAATGTACAAATGTAAAGTCTACTCAAAATCATTTTTTCTTTGTCTGTTACACAGTTTTTTCacagaaaaataatttcattccttTATACTGTAAGGAGCCAATGGAATGGTTCTGAGCGAAATTTAGTATTGCCATGCATTACAATTATGTTAGAGACCATCAGTGATAAAGATTTCATGCTTTCATTATTACACATGCaaaatttcagataaaaatatttattgttttttttttatatggttTTTCTTAATATTGCTATGCTACTATCTCTGTTACTAAAAGATTTAAATCAGATTTCATAAGAAACTAAAAGAAAAAGTATGATGTCATTGGGTTAACCACTATAGATAcacgataaaatattaaaatcacaATCTTTCATAAACTTTATTTACAAGATATTTACTTTTCATAAAATGTCTGAATATTAACCCATTAATGCCAGTCATCCATATTTAAGGATGATTAGAATAATAAACATTGAATAATTTTTGTAAATTATTCATGAATTCTTGTTATCGCTTCGTCTatgtataaaaatgaaatggTGCATTTGCACCAATTTATCTAGGTTAAAATATTTTAGTACCAGTTGTGTGATTAACTTGACAACGTTTTggttaaaatatattttacttgtaAATGTTattattggaaaaaaatttggtctaaatttcaaactacaataaataatttatttgtttGTAAAACAAGTAACATAGTATTTAGATTATTGTTACTTATATATAGAAATAAATACGGGAAATGTATAATGACCGAAATTAgttgtatgtacatatgtatgtacaaaATCGTAAGCTCGTATCTCCACATTGCCATTTTGTAAGTCACTTTTCAATCAAAATACTAACATTCTACATAAACTGTTTTACTAACCTTAAAACAATCGGCATGTCCTCATATGCATCCCCAACAATAATATAATACAGCAAACAACTTACATTAACAGGCTTCTGGAAACTACTGCGACAAAATACTTTCCTTTCCAAGTGCTTCCAAGAAATAATCATAAACGTAGCAGGCAACAAAAGAATTTACTGTACTGGTATTTGTGATCGTTAATGACCCCAGACAactcaagataagatggtggcaacaccataccggcactgtagcgacacttccgaagagtttcagcagatccgtagtcatctacgtccgcacttgttagctaaaatcacagtatacagtaaaacctgtttttgtgcggtggATAAGGACCGCATAAAAGAAATCgtacaaaaaaatatttgcaaatTTTACTAATACTTGCATATAATAAAAAACTTTGTACGATATACAACCTAAAATTTTTTTATGCGGCAGACAGGGACCGCATAAAAAAAGTCGCACATAGAAAACACATCAATTATTTACGAAATAGATAAGAGAATGCTTTCAattaaatgaaacaattaaattatacctggaaaaattgtaaaaacatttaattctttattatacatatacatgGAGAAGTTTCCAAATTACATTAAATAGTTCTGCTACTCGTCGTAATCCAAAACGCGCATCTTCTTCCGACGAATTGGTCCAAAATCGCTTTCGCCGCTTGAAGATAGGATTTCAATTGATTTGTTTTTTGGTACCATAATGAACAAAGCATCGCGAAGTCCAGATATATCGTCGTCAAGGAGACCACGCAATAATTAAACTGATGCCAACGCCGCTGAGATTCATATACcgcataaaaataaatcgcacgaaaaaagtcgcacaaaaacaaaatcgcataaaaaaggaccgcacaaaaacaggttttactgtacagtagcgcaacttgcccgattttatgtgttacaaaatttaatgcgcatgcgcgaaacagggcaccgaatcgcagtgccatctgaacttctgtctcacttgctctttagtttttctttctccctctttcttagcaaacaaaacgacgattgaatatctaaccaaacctgaagctgaatttcgagggaattcaatatctgttgaaagctgcttgaaagcgttgaagcacgttcaagctatttcgaagattttaaaaatatgatatcttcgtttttttcattaatgaaacctttacttttaagatattatatgtttgttaccgatatatttgtatacataggtattaagtatatataaaataactttaaaataaattttaaaataaaatatacaatgtataatatattttttgtatttttcattatattttttcttgtttatcttgtataatatttatgttcttacatttttatagttatagtaacatgtgtattttatattttttcgatttttgctttctttccttgtttttcagtgtattagaaataatacatttattatttttattaaattttgattaactaaacgtaaaaataagttgggcagatagagagtaaaaaaatgcaagtgagattgaaatccaggtggcactgcgattaggttgcttctgtcgcgcatgcgcactcaattttatggtacaccgacatcaaagatgccgacagagagtttcgctactgtatactgtgctaAAATGttggcacgcagtggcagcacgttctagtcaccagcgtagcacgcgtgcgaatgacactgcgccagcaccagcgtgacacgcgtgtcatcgttccattcaaaaatttttcctgcattggcgtaggcgtcacatttgttaatggggaaccacctgttattccgtacaaattaaatacgtcagagtttagatatccgcatacgagtactgacagacgttttggtagttctttgccaacatttatagttactgagagagccatatatattttttcaattcgtcaggaaaattcatgccaatagagagtattaaatacgatggcagcatattgtttaaggaaatgtaataaatgatacatttacttataaaatgttgaactaattaagttacgtttactttactagcgtatcacaattttcaggtgaaaatattcaacgtaattatttgttttcctttggtacatatattcttgtggtaaatggttttatcgtttgtaaggattattaaatataaaatatacctttgttacatgaatttttaacgatgagttgaaaaaaatatttataaaataagtgtatgtatttttacgataaagtaatcaacgacttttctgaaaaaatcgctgtaataagttataatttatagaaaataatacaaagaagtttttctatctttctttcgtgtcagtgtatctattttcgaatagaaataaataaattgcttagtttagtcatttttaatattcgtttataatttttatgcaaacagcttcttcattggtatatattagcccacgccattggcacgcgtgtcactatggtgagctgatagtgtcattgatagtgccatgacacgcagtgtcgctccagtgctagccctgtgctgttacgagaactgagaggcagcaccgtgctagcacagtgcttagagttccatccGGTgctattggcgctacaatcgctggttgtctgggtatgAAACGCTACCCCGTTTtaaggaactgtaaaattcacattctttgaagtgtagaagcggataagcataatgcattgcacagaacattgcatcttatttactttggaacattgaaatgagaagcgccatcgcattgcatagagcattagaatgtttgctttgaaacgtagacgagaagTGGAGGAAACGTGCTTGTCGAACCTGCTACTAGAGCCTTCTATTATGTAACTTAGGCTCGGTCGGGCCGCAACAGATCGTTTAAGCTTTTGCATTCGGTGCTTTTTCAACAATTTTCAATTGCTGGTAAACGTTAGCAATAGTTTGCataattttcatttcaatagaaaactctTTTGACAAATATAAATTTCTCAAAAAATTACGGTGGAATAAGTATAACCTTCATAATCACTAGTCAGTTCCCTCACAGGAGACGACCGAGTGTCATGCTAAACTTGCAATGTCTACTTAGAAGGGATATTCGAGTGCAAGGGGTTAAATTCGTTTACCAAACCGATAGACATTTCCACATTTTTAGAGAACGATTGTTCGCCTCTTAAATGCCCCGTATTGTATAGATTCTCAAATGATCAATTGGCTagtgaataaaaaaaatatatatatcaatTTACATAAGAGTGAATTCGTATAAATATAATTGTATAATGTATAAGTATGCATATTATGTgattgtataaatatatatataaataaattgtaTTTATATGTTCGTACATGTGCAAACATTAAACCAATACTATCCTGTGTATACATGTCGTAACCTTTCATCTATAGAGCCAGATTTGTCTTGTCGTCACCTATAGCAGATTTATCTGAAAAAGAAGAGTTTATACAAATACATATGTTACTGGTGCAAATAGAACGTATATGCACTAACTATACACAATGCCATGGATAAATATACATAGTAAAGGGAGCATGAAACTTATATTTTCTAAtgcataagatataattattacaTATAAATATGTACGTATAATAAAATAATCCGTTACAGATAAcagtatataataaatatagtaTTGAAATAAAGCTACACCGTTGTCTTTGTTAGTTGTAATTATCACATTACCGTTGTTCCTTTAATtattgccatgaatattatcgaAAGCAAGCAAAATATCAGCCCATATTACTCTAAAGTTAACGAAAACCGTTGAAAGTGGCCTACATTTTGTGGATGATGTTATTAAAAATTCATCAATCGATCATTTCTTACAATCGACCTCCTCATCGTCGTCGCTTTCAGAATAGGATCGATCAAAATCTAAATGATCCAAGTGGTCGAGTCATACGTGTCTACGTCTTCATCGTTGATTACAGCAGTGTGTTGGTTCGTAAATTATTTAATATCGCTTGCGAACTTCTCTGCGCTACGATTTTTCCTATGAATGCTAAAGTATATGGCGCCACCTATTATTTTTTTTAGCGAAAGTTAGAAGCATTGTCGCGATCGACTGCTTCATTTTGTTCTTATTCTCACATGCAAAACGTTAACCAACgttttatacatttttacaaCTAGTCAATCGTAAAAATATTGGTAGACTGTTTGGATGGAtatccataaaaatgaaatgagaaGCAAATTTTCAAATTATCCGATACAATAATTTACTAACTGCTTTTTGCAGCAACTGGTTAACGTCTTGTGATCTGAACGCAGGTGTATATTTCATGCTTTATAGTAACTGAGGATGAACCCGAAGCGTGATCAGATTTTCCATTGGGTTTCTCATCTTTACTTCCATTTAATTTTCTGATGTTAGCATTATCGCCTTTGCTAGTTTGTAATAAATCATTGGTTAATTTATAAATAGTGTGGCAATAAGAACGAATGTCCAGGGTCCTAACATTTGTCGCGGTacattgaaacgatgaaattggAGCAATGTACAATTCGTTATCGTCGTCTATCCTTTCGGAATAAGCAATTCTATCTCTTTCGTTAGCTACGTTCTCGACATGCATGTCCCTTCTACGGCCAAAGGAGTACGGATTCCTTTCCAAGTGCAAGTCGCTCATTAGACTTAATAGTCGGTTAACCGAATCCATGAACAGGATACTGATGAACGAAAAGTTTTGAGCTCTCCTAAATTGTAGCTTTCCAATTATATGTCGTTTGAATTCCCCTTGTATCCCATTGTAATTACCACTCCAGGTACTAAATATCCTCGAGCATAAACCTTCTTTCGCGTCAACAAAAAGCAGGGCAAATTCTGATGGCACGCAATATTTGGTTAGCTTGCCCAACTCGAACATTGCACCATGCTGCGAGTAAAATGGGACATTCAAAAACGGATGGTTCGCGATAATCGTAGACAACGACTCGCCACCTTCTTCTGCAACTGTGGATGATGATTCAGAGTTATCATTGGTTGTTCGTTCACCGTCGGTATCACAGATCCTCAGTAAATTACTCTCAGAACGGAAGATCAATATGCCCAAGCAAAAGATGGACCAAACGTATAAACTCGGATAACGGTCATACAGATGGGAATATTTCTTTGTATACACATCGCTCAACAATCTAAACAGATATTTTTGATCTCTAAATAAAGAATGTTTCTCGTGCAACATAGACAACACTGTTCCATCGTCTAACAATGtcattttttcaatttttttaaaatcTTGTTTCAATGTATCCGTAATAACGCTATCCATGACCGTCTCCTGTTTCTTTACATTAGTCATGTCAACGGTTACTCGTCTATTATTATTCACGATTTGACTGACGGAACTGCTCGTTGGATGTTGACCCATAACTTGCTTTGTACCAAGGTTGAatgttatattatttatattcgtTGCATGCGACATTAGCCAAACACCTTCAACCTCTTGTTTCAAATTCATCGACATCGGAGTCATGCGTTGGTTCTGGTTGGACTGCCCCATCTATGAAACAAATGTAGTAATTAAGTTAAGTCGATCACAAGATCACGCACTATTTACAAGAAAGCGTTATTATAGAGACGCACGATACTAACCATGAAACCGTTAATTATGACTAAATaatgtatcgttttaagaaaactGTTAAACGATGCTTCGATAAACAATGTCTTGATCAAACAGCTGGTGTTGGATGAACTTGATatattagagcgaaccaaccgaATTATAACGTTACATTTatgacattttttttttacaagaaaATTTCAAGAGTAGacgatttttcaaattttattttacaaattaTGAAACAGTTCGATCTTGaaaaaatttcaataaaatagatgtcacatttcactaTAATAGATTACGCGAAAGTATACAAGTGTATAGACATATTACCAGATCTATTGTTTTTGGTAGTGATACAAGTGAATTTTTTTTGCTGTTGAGATAATTATAGGtttacatttaaaaatattggctAACGCTCGTTTTTAACGCTATGAACCtgttaaaatttattattatataatagTAATTAATAAAAGTGTTAAAATATAAAACGATCTTTTTAGCTACAAGTGGACTTATATCTCTTTCAATGATAATAGATTATAAACAATCAAAACAGGAGCAAATTTATGCCCATATTTTAATGGAAGTTGGCTTTTCTAAAATGGATTATTTAATGTAAATAATCTTGATTAAAATGGAGACATCCAAGAATTAGTTTCAGTTATGTTATAAAAGGAAATGTAAATAAACAAGTGTAAAAAGTAAATTACTTTACTAAGATAACTAAAAATAATGAATTCATTTATATTTCTTCTTTATATTTAGCCTAGTAAAGTAATAATGGTAAATTGGAGATATGCAAGACAGTAAACTCATCAAATAGAAGAGTAACTTCAAATGGCATGTTTTCTTCCATACAGATTTTTTAAAAAACTTTGCGCGACTAATCCACGCATATTTTCAGTCAATTCATAATTTCTTCGTACGCACTTGTTTTCCTATTTTATATTGCTTTTTCTAGAGATTTGGTTCAGAAAAAATCTTCTCGTTTCATTACGTGTAAAAGGAATCTAATTTGTCGGCTACTCTGCATTACTAATGGACTTGTTTCATTTTCAAATAAATAGGAAAAAAAAGAGATCTATATCTCAATGTTTAACGATCGAATAGTTGTAAAAATATGTTTTTCCGTGTTGAGCATAACAACGATAATACCCTACGATTAAAAACCTTTACCTAAAAAGTAATAGGAAGCGCTATATAAATTCTGGACATATGTTCGTACGTACATTTTTAGGCTTTACGTTGTAGTGTAGACAGCAAAATTGAGTGTAGTGTATCGTGCACAAAAAGTATAAATGAGACAATACACACTAAATAACGTTTCGTAATTTTGTTAGCCACTGTATTGTTCGAAAAGGCTTGTCTGGCTTGTCTCAGGGACTTTAATTGACATACCTTTCCATCGAAGTGTGCAACACAGGCAACGCATTAAATACATGTAAGCGCGTGATACAGCGTTGTTTTGCACTTTGACGATAAAAATTTATTACACCCGTGTGTTCGACTGAGTAATGAATCAACCACTATAGTTGCTGCTGTAAATTTGCAATTTTCTATGTAATTGTATTTTTTGTTTGCTCGCATCCTCAGTTCGCCACTATAACGAAGTAAACGATTCGaccacaacagttcgcaaacttCTCTATATTATCATCGATGCGAAGGGAATTTACGTATTTACACGTATTGTACATTTCATAACATTTTAATTCAAAAATTTCTATTGAAATTATACAGATGTTATGAAAATTTGGTGTAAATAGAATTGTTCTTCgttaaaatatttttacataaaaattaatattgatCAATTCTAATGAAGTATTCAAATTTTTCCTACAACTCTTTCGTCGATATAAGGAAATTATGTTATACAAATTAGtaacaaaattattttacaaCTTCATTTTAATGATCACGTGTTTGACAGTTACTTAAATACcatttaatttttcatttaaatAGATTATCAAGATAGGAATTTTATGAATACGCAATGAAATATTTTGGTATTTAATATACTGTAACTATATCATTTAATTTTCGCGCGTCGTCACGAAGAGGACGTAAGAGTGTTTTAAGAAAAGTATTATGTCGCAGTTGTACCATTTATGTTTActctactttactttactttatttTTTTCTATCTGTATAATATATCTAGATTAGAAAGTGGCATTTGTAAAAGTTGGCTATCCTTATGTTGCTCAAAGGAAAGCTGTTTGTTCTTTTCGTACGTACAACATACAAAGGTCTTAGAACACTTACATTGATATAACAAATTTACATATTTGACGATTGCAAAACGTACACAGTTAggtagaatatatatatatatattttattgtacTCATATTCTTGTACAATATGCTGTTGATAATTATGTAAAGAACATTTTGATCATTTCTTAATTACAGCATCAAGTATTCTCATACAGCTTTTTCATATGttattaataatttccattagaaTGTTTCGCTATTCTGTATGCAACACCTCAAACAGTTCATCCGCATTCTTCTTGCTCTGTCTAAATAAGCCCAGACATGTTCAATAATAATTAAGTCAAGAATTTAAGCTGCCCAATTGTGGacttttaatatttttgtacatattattttatttaactgAGGCTACACAAACTTGTAACTATTATACAAAAATTCCAATAACTGAACGAATTCAACACTGAGTTACGTCGCAGTTACAATCAACATATGTTCAAAATTATATGCTGAAGATAACTATCTAATCTAATCTAAGTATATAATCTCATGATTGATGCATCACTTTTGACCTCCAGTATATGAATGACAACGTTTTATTACCAGCTGCAGACAAATTAGAGTTTGGACTTTCATATGGGCCTCTTATTGCTCCGCCTACCAAGAATTTGCATTCACCAATCATGAAGGTCTGTCTTGCGACCGTCAACTTGGCAGTGAAATGTGCCTGAATAGTTGACACTGTTGGGTGCTTGTAATATGATAGTAAACGCGTAAATAGAAGCAGGTTCAAAGTGGGTATTTTCTCTTTAGTAAATGCCAATTCTGTTTCCCTACTGTAATATCTTCGATAATTTCTATATACCTTGTTGCACGCATCGATGTTTATTATTGGAGCTTTCAAGTTTACAGAGTATTCAATTTCGTTCGAAATCACCGAATACTCGTAAATAACCGTGATCTCGCAATAAATCTTGAATATCGACGATCATCGAGTCGTCTTCAATTTTCTTCGAAACCACAAACATATTTTTCGTTTGATCCGTTTCTAATTTCGTATTATCGACAGCACTTGCACGGTTCCCGGTGTCAAACGTGTTTAGACTGACGATGTCCGTCTTGAACAGCTGCTTACCTGTTCCATAAAGTTTTATGGCTCGTCCACAATAGCGTAGTGTCTAATCAAATAATTCGCGTTGTGTACGTGATGAAAACGATGATGATGCTTGATATTGTACACATATTACTCGGATAGTTAACACCGGACTAACGCTTTCGCAGATAAGTAATAACGTTCCTTGGTACGATGATTCATTGTTCGGAACAGGTAACAACGACGATTGATCGGAGTCACTGAGGACGCCAGTTACTATTACTATGATAACTGTAATCGATAAAACATAAATTTTTTTCTGTTGCCACGATAATCATTAATGCGATAGTTACGAAATACATGCGTAATATAATGTGATCTAAGAAATGATCTCAACTTCTATCGATCTAAATATCATATCGCCTGGCGTTATGGAAAACATCGTAACGATACAATGTAGCTTCAGTCTCGTATcttataaaatttttaaattgATCCAAA contains:
- the LOC143431769 gene encoding uncharacterized protein LOC143431769; this translates as MQSLHNNNRLIKTLRHSQSMNREHIPIPANIKLADPTLAFGAGPTLSFLSTQLGWRIGGSILGHDNKAKPASQTYCSAKMQFDLERFWKIEENATQTHLSLDEAFQTAHTTAGKGQTHKGRTDDQPGYYLPHHAVIKESSQTTKKYVLTGDIEKMYRQFLVREEDRRFQKILWRNSSGNIQPYHLDTVTFGLSAAPYLATRCIHQLANGEAEQYPLAANTLKQDLYVDGGEQEATIKTLGIYWNSQTDTINYSVSPVSIGNQVSKRSILSDIAKIFDPLGLLGPVVVKAKILLQQLWLLKLHWDETSSTYNSHGLDNKTTLDEADDIQLHCFCDASEKAFGACIYLRTFKRGQVQCTLLCSRIRVAPLKQGYITLSNKQPTSNRGEQFFGPIESQRYRTKQTPQSGDISHQSTTQRIYYPEECPLRTLPLSEPETLPEVKRQVCLGKTAHNRILYLVQAECFPSEMQDLKEGRVRPESKLNALSPFLDPDGLIRVGGRLQNSNLTYDRKHPIILPQSHHITSLIIEQAHIRNLHSGILSTLRNIRQRYWPSIENTKQIYFQE